From Leucoraja erinacea ecotype New England chromosome 29, Leri_hhj_1, whole genome shotgun sequence:
ATAAAGAAacacaggaggaagccattcagcccctctTGCCTCCTCTGTCATTCAATGAGACCATGGCTACTCCGTCCTCCAGGCATATCTttgtatcccttgattctctcAACATCCTAAACAcgtttgctctctctctctctcttttgctcGGATACAGTTAGTGAGGGAACTTCCACAGTAAAAGCCACAAATATGGAATTGGGTCCTTTCAGTTGATATTTATCTGCGTGGTTGTCTGGGTTCAAGCATTGCTGCCCAGCCTCAGCCCAGTCACATATCAtttgaatagtacaggtgtcagaggttatggttagaaggcaggagaataggattgggtggggggggcaagatagatcggccatgattgaatggcagacttgatgggccgaatggcctaattctgcacctatcacttatgaatcatGGCACTCCTATAGGTGTACATGTTGAGAGGTGGTTCGGGTATGAGCTCAATATTTTATCGAATATCTGCACATCCTCCATCACCACAATATGCTTTCAATTTTTCCCTGCTTTTCTGTGAAATATCCTGGGTCAGGTATGGAAAACGATTTGTgtcggaaagaattgcagatgctggtttacaccaaagatagacacaaaatgtgggagtaactcagcgggtcaggcagcatctctggagaaaaggaataggtgacatttttggttgagaccctttcgtcagactgagagtcatgggagagggaaactagaggtatgaaagggtACAGCTCCTATGGAAAAAGATATAATTATTCTCACTGGGTCAAGTTGAGGTTGGAATTTAACACTTTAGTTGAACAGAAGTCTACCCTCGGCACCCCTAGAGTAGATGAGGGGAAGGATTATGTAAGGGATGCTCTCCACAGTGACAGTGATTGGATAATGGTCGGCTGAGTGGGACATTGCAACTCAGTGAGGGACACAAAGCCGCGATCCTGCTCACTGACGGGAAGGGGTGTTGGAGACTGAAGGAGAACAGTACACCGCCTCTCGCTCACCTGGCCCTTGAAGACAAGCCTGATGCTCGTGCGACTTATTCTCCAACCCAAGCTCAGGACATTCTTTGCATCACTTCCTGTGGTGATCAAAAGAAACACCAAGGTAACTAATGCCCGATCAAAAAATTATGCACATACACAATTTAACTTTCTGCTCCTCGCATCCCACTTCCCCGCCATTATTCTTTGTTCTGTATAGGACTGGTGGGCACTGTGGGCGTCGGTGATGGCTCCCAATGTGTATTAAAATGCTTTGGGATAAGGATATCAGGTAATATATATTTAAGAATGCTAATGATACTGTTCCTATCCATTACCCAGAAGTAACTCCACACTGCACATCTCCAACGTTATTtaataatctcttgtgtgggaggcGAGACCGATGTAGAAAGGCTTCGGGGAGATATGTCAGGCTGTCTGAATGGGCAAGGATGtgacctgaactgcacacaatactccaagtgtggtttcaGCATCATCTTGTGCACTtttaacatgatgtcccaacttttgtcTCAGTGCCCTTGTTGATGAAGGAAAGCATATTAAACACTTTCCTCACAACTCTGTCTAcctttgactgatgtatcagtatCACAAAGTCTCTCTGTTTTATGACACACACAAGGGGCCtgtatttactgtgcaagtcatgCCCTGGTttaatttcccaaaatgcaacacttcacacttgtctactaggttaaattccatctgccattccttggcccactttcccagttgatctcAGTTGCGGTAATCTTAGACAAACTTCCTCATGGTACACTACCACTAATTGTGGTATTATCCACAAACTTGAACAGGGCAACTACAATCTGATCCAAATCGTTAAATTAGATGACAAACACCACCGTTGTAGGTAGACAAGCACCACTGCACACTgatccctgaagcacaccactggtcacaggcatcAAATTTGAAATACAACCCAACAAATACCACCCTCTGCCTCCTACCACAagaccaattttgtatccaactgGGTAACTCATCCTGGATGCCATTTGATCCAACCTTgcagaccagcctaccatgcaaatccttgtcaaaggtcttgctAAAGTCCGTGAAGACAATGTCTATCGCCCGACCCTCATCAATGCCCTTGGCCATGTTTTCCCATATGTAAAGCCGTGGAGACTATCCCAAAtctgtccttgcctttccaaatgaagATAGATCCTGCCTCTAAGAATCTCTTCAAGGAACTTGTCCACCACTTATGTTAGGCTCAGCAGCCTTTAGTTCCCTGACTTTTTTCACAACTattctttaataaaggcacaatATTAGCCACCCAGTACCTCATTCGTGGCTCATGATGACACAAATCTCTCTTACAGAGATGCAGCACATTTGTCCCTGGTTTCCCACAACACCCTGTGACAACCTTTATGTTTCACTCTTCCTTCCCTCTCATGCCGAGATTCTCAGCACTTCGCCACAGCTCTTCAGTGGAGATTAGCAGAGACCTGGCCTCTCCATTGCTCGGAGGACCTGCTTGTCACCCAAACCCCACACTCTTGCTGCTCCAACTGAACGGCCTGTAAAAGGAGAAAGATGTATTGCTTGGCACACATGCAGACCGTCCCATCTCAAGGTCAATTTCACTGGCTGCTTTAGGCTCACAGAAGCTACTAATTCGCAATTTTATCAATTTCAATTCGATATATGTCATTAAAGTAATATATGACCTGCAcccacagtaattgaaataatttaAGAGATTGTTCAAGATAGGCGGTAAGGTGGGAGATCTGCATGAGTCAAAGTATTATTCATGACTTAGCAGCGATCAAGGCTGCTTTGGCACCAGGCCAGCTTGTGCTCCTGGTATCAGCAATACTAACCTGGAAAGGGAGGGGTGCACGCTTGGCTCTGCACTCAGGAAGAAGAGAAGGAGGGAAGTTCAGGAACTGCCTGTGTAACAACGGAACTGTAACAGACACGCACATCACTAAAGCTGCATGCAGCGATGGGTGAAGAAAAATATAAGATGGAAAAATGCAACGTAAACTGTGGAGTACTGAGGGTTCATAACAACAGTGGAGCAAGGGATTGACTCTGCAATATGTGTCCAACGAGTCGGCCTGAGAACAGGCAATGGACATGCAGCAAGACCATAACCATTGGCATTGAATAATTTCCCTTGGATCCCACCACTCGAGATCCAGTGTACCAGTTGTGCAAGACCTAACATATGGCATGTGTGGTTTTCAACATGTAAAGGTGGCTTTGGGGAAGAGTTTCCTAGAGCTGCCAAACAGAGGAGTTTCCATCATGCACAGAATGGGAAGGCtttcagcaaaaaaaaacaatgtactGGAGAAagtcagtatctgtggagggaatggacagatgatatttcaggtcatgaaccttcttcagatcagcCTGAAGGAAGGACCCCACACAAAATATCACCTACTcattttctctacagatgctacctgacctgctgagttcctccagcctctgcagtcttgTCTCTTTAAGAGTGAGCTTTCAGCTGGTGTCCCGACTGACAGCTGGCCCTCAACTTCATGCCCTTCCGCCTGAGCCCTAGCTTCATTTATTCAGAGTCCCAGCGTAGCTATATAGCTTGAATAGCTTGTTTtgttttcttgaattttttttaatgtttgtttattatattatcagtACTGCGTTAACAAACCTAGTTTGCTGTTGCAATTAAGAATTTCTTGTTCCGTTTTGGTTCATATGACGATAAAATACTCTTCACTATTTTGATTCTTGATGGAGGTAGGTGGTGCCGTGGTCACCAAAACATGAGAGGCTGCAGATCAAATGCTAGTCAATGGGATTAGTGTGGTTGGgtacgatggtcagcatgggtgtaatgggctgaacggcctgtttccgtgctgtatgactgtgctcAAGCAGTTGTGTGGATATGGGGTAGAGGAAGATGATGTCATGGAGAATGCAGATGTCAACACACACATGAAAAGACTGCCAAATTCTGTTGCAATGGACACTCAGTACTCAACAGAACTAGAACACAGGTACAAGAAAAATACCAAAATTCAAATATCAAACTAAACACTCCCCCCGGGGGTTTCATTAAATCAGCACATCACCATTCATTATATTTGAATCTGGCATTTCTTTATCCCTCATTGAAAATCAAATGAATTCTCCACCCCTCCTGAGAAGTACATTCACGTCTGGAACTCACTCATTTTTAGTCGATATTGATAGGAAGGCGCAGCTAGAGCAAATCGCCACGGCAACACCCTTCCCATTACGTTTGGGCAAAATGTAGCAGCCCGACAGATGGGTGGGAATGCCATCCTGCGACCACTCATGGCGGGGAAACAGCAGCAGGAGGCGCTGAATGTGGGAGGACTTATGGGGGCCATACGCTCTCCATCCAGCATCAACCACCCATCCATACCCCGTGCCAAGTCTCACAAAGGACTTTGGCCACAACAGAACCAAATGAATTGCAGTGAACGTATCCATTCGATTTTCCTATTTCCACCGTTAAGTTGCAATAAGACCAGCTAGCACCATGAACTGAATTTCTGAGACAAAGTGGTCATGTTCACAGGCGGGCATTTCCAATGGCAAGTCTAACCTCCCTGCAAGGACGGGACAGGCCTGATGTGCTGTTTTTAatggctcccccaacatcacccGAGCACAATGAGTGAACTCAAACCACAGGAATGGGGTGAGGCGGGGCGGGGAAGGGAGGGTGGGCACACCAAGCAGAACCTAAGGCCCTCGCAGTACCTGCGGCTCTGCAAAGAGCTCATCTGGTCCTTGATGCTGATGGCTTGTCGGAGCAACCCCTCGATGTTTTTGAAGTAGGCTGCACTGTTAGACATGCTCTTCACCGCACTGCACGAGGCGAAAGGATTACAAGTTAAGGGTAAAAGTTAAGATCACATCGCAAGGAAGAATATCCAGCACAAGCAACAGTGACTGAGGCAAGTCTCCTGTCCTCCACATAAAAGAATGTAAAACATGGAGGCCGTTACAGGTTCAGGAAGCACAACACACAGCATCGATTATCGCTGACAAATAGAAAGGGTGACATGGAACCCCGTACAGCTGGTGGCAACATGGAATTGTGACACACTAGTCTGTTGCCAATTTTGTAACATGCATTGAGGGTTTAACCGTGCGTCTAACCAGTGGCACCCACTCCAGGGAGTGTGGATGGGGCAATGTAGGGCTTGGCTCAATATCCAACCCCATTTGCTTTGGGCATTCATCCTGAGGCCTGATCATTGTAtgccttccttctttgttgtatgTAGAGTATACATCCAGCATCTTTTCTTAAATGAGGAAACCAAGACGGTAAGCAACACTCCAAACCTCACTTTATCTTGTATCACTGGAGCATTATCTCACTATCTTCCCATTGTATTCACCTGACAATAAACATTAACATGTCATTGGACTTGCTAAATACATGACACACCAGTCTACCAGCCTTCTGCAAGTCAAGGAGTCCCACATCCCTCTACATATTCAAACTCTGCCGTCTCACCATTTGGAAATAATGCTTTGGAAATAATGCTTTTGTTAATCTATATTTCCTGCTAGAATGAACAATTTCACATTTTTTCATTAAATACTCCATTTGCCAGATCTGAGATAATGGATCTGCATCCGTTTGAACCCTCATTGTGTGCCCTTCACAAAGATTCACCTTGAATGGGCAATCTGTTATTTTTAAGCAGTGACCACACTCGATCAAAATCCCTCAAGAATTTTTGTTTCAAACAACCTCTCATTCTAAACTCCCAACAGATGGCGACCCAGTACTTGCAACCATTCCTCGTTTCTCTTGTCTTTCGAGAAGGAGCCAAGATTATATCTTCTCTTCCAAACGCACCTCCTGCATTCATTTGTGTGATGCACACAGACCTTGCTCCAGAGGGTGCCTGGCATACAGCATGTTTACAATACCGtataccctccctccctccaggcCTCACCTGCAGGCATACTCCACAGTATATATCGCTCCTTGGCATTGTTCTTCCACGCCTTGCATGTCTGTCTGCAGAGGAAACAAAATACAAGGTCGCAAAACACTGATTAACTGGACAGCTTTCACTTCAGGGCCAAGAAATCCTTCCTTTGGTCTGACTGGTCAGTAACGGACTGAGGTTCCTCATGCCCATAAATCAGGTCCTTCTTCTTTGTGTATGCCAgtacatgcatgcatgcacactGGGGTGTGTCCATGCACACACTCTTGCTTGCATGGACACACCCCAGTGTGCATGCAAGCAAGTCAATGTGTTCATTTGGTTGCAGGCAATTAGTCATAATGTCACAGatgggagacaggccctttggctcaagttatccatgctgaccaagatgccttatctcagcttgtcccatttgttcATTTTAAGCTCATACCTCACTCCACAtttccaaatacattttaaatgttgttcatgtacttgcctcaactatttcctctggcagctcaatacatatacccaccaccctctgtgcaaagaaGTTGccccaggttccttttaaatcattcTCCAATCACAAACCTATGACATGTCTTTTTTGATATCCCTTCCCTGGAAGAAGACTGCATTCAACTTACCTTTGTCCCTCATGAGTTTATACACGTCTCTAAGAATACCCCGAGGTCTccgatgctccaaggaataaaaagtTAGTCTgaccaacctcttcctgtagttcaagcccacgagtcctggcaacatgcttgtaaatcttccctgcacattTTCTTCTAACAATATGACATATTTTTCAGtgcccaaaactgtacacaatattccaagcatGACCTCACTAGCGTGTTGTACAAATGTGACATGACGCCCTAAagtttatactcaatccccttaATGATAATACCAGTATGCCAAAGGCCTCCTTCACTACCCTGTCAATCTGAGGTGgcattttcagggagctatatGCTTgttccccaagatccctctgctccacaacgctcctcagggccctgccattcagtgCGAGGTCCTGACctcatttgacttcccaaaatgcaagacCTGAGACATTtaaattaaactgcatttgccatccctcagcccacttgcccagcctgCCAGGTTTGGTTTGGGTTCATCCTCCACAGTGGGTGTATAAATAGTTGAAGGCCTGTGTAGATCTGGAACGAGGAAGTGGTAATGAGGAAGAGAAATGAAGACGAGAAATAGAGGTAATCAGGAGTGAGGTGGGGGTGGCATTGGCAAGGAAGGGTGGAGAGGAGCGGGTGTGGTCGTTTCTGACAGGATCGGCAAAAGTAAGGTTACACTGAAGCCAAGGATTCGGCAGCGCTCAGTCCCCTCACCTTGTGCTGCACCAGCTCGGGGAGGGATCGCCGGACGTGCTCCTGGAGACGGTAAAGAGCCACCGATGGTTCGTTGGCCAGAAAGTACATGCTCTCCGTGAACTTATCTGTAACTGATAATAACAGGGATTTAGACCCGGGGTGGttcggggggtgggtggggagaatgACAGCGGTTGGAAGAGGAGGAGGCCTCGGCGGGGAGAGAGACGAAGGGGGGGGGGTTCTCCTGGTTCCTCGGCccggcccctcccctcccctcatctcccctcctctccccctccctctccctcccctccctccctcgtctcctctcctctccccctcccctcccctcccctcccctcctcctccctctcctcccctcctcccctcccctcctccctcctccctccctctcccccccctcctccccctcctccccctcctctccccccccctctccctcccctcctcccctcccctccctcccctcctcccctcccctcctctcccctcccctcctccccctccccctcccctcctccctctctcctctcccctcccctctctctctcccctcccctcccctcccctcctctctcccctccctcccctcccctcctctctcccctcccctccccctcccctcctctctccctcgtctcccccctcgtctcccctccccctcccctcccctcctctcccctcccctcaccccgacGAACTCGCAGCTGCAGCTCCGGCTCCTCCATGTCGCCAACAAAGATCTTTGGTCGCCGCCGCCTGAAGTGTCCGCCGCTCCACATCCCCCGAAGTCACGGAGCCGAGATGCGGGTTCCGATCTTTGGTTCCGCCGCAGTCGGAAGGTTGGAAGCAAAGAAGGGTGTTTGGTGGGATGTGGGCGGCACCAGTACTCAAGCAAAGATtacagaggagctcctctaggatccaAGTGTCGCCCGGCGGGTGTGCAGCCTCCGAAGCCCCCGATCCGGCAGCAACGGCGAGAACACAGAACTGTGCAGCAgagcttcagcccacaatgtctgtgccgcacATAATGTCAACTATTATCTGTCAACACATAACCTAcctattctttagggaacggaggttcccctcttcgactatagatgaggctctcaccagggtctcctctatattccgtagctccgctctcactccccatccccccactggcaacaaggacagagtcccccttgtcctcaccttccacccaaccagccgtcacatacaacaaataatcctccaacattttcgcctcctccaacgggatcccaccactggccacatcttcccatcttctcccctttcggctttccgcggaAACTCccgggtcaattcgtccctttccacccaaaccatcctctcccctggtactttcccttgcaaccgcaggaaatgcgacacttgtcgctttacctcccccctcgactccgtccaaggagccagcagtctttccagatgaggcagaggtcagggccggccttaaaccaattggaccaattgctcccaattgggacCCGCGCTAAATTTCCGTATTTCATACGGAAATGCAATACaaatacggaaatacgaattagcgttgttaaatacggattttctttttaaaacattgtgTTGTTAAATACGAAGTTTTTAAAAAACAACCATGGATAATCGTTAAGTGTCACCCGCTGCACTGGCCATGAGatgaaaacgatttgttaactaccactgttagcacttgttaacagccagtagttaacatgtggttatacaatgtgtcatcagtacatcgatccacattcctcagaaaatgtaattgtgttcTTACTAAGTATTAATGATgcccgcgttcctttgaataaaattcactggagtcccaacctcatctattgcatctgctgttgtaggtgtcaactgctctacatcggtgagaccaagcacatgcTTGCAATAGCTTCGCCCAATATCTCCACTCAGTTTGCATTATCCaatctgatctcctggtggctcagcacttcaactccccctcccatttcgaatctgacctttctggcctgggcttcttccatggccagagtgagtcccaccggaaattggaggagcgacacctcatatttcgcttggatagttttcaccttagtggtatgaacattgacttctccaatttcagatagtccttgatttctccctccttcccagctctcccacagcctactgtctccgcctcttcctttcttcttcccaccccaccccacccccccacatcagtctgaagaagggtctcgacctgaaaagtcacctattccttcgctccatagacactgcctcacctgctgagtttctccagcatttttgtctaccttcgattttaccagcatctacagttctttcttaaacataacctacctatatccctccattccctgcacttccatgtgcctatcaaaaaccctCTTGTaacaccactatcgcatctgcctccaccaccatccataGCAGCGCTTTCCAGCCTCTATGAAAAGAAAGTTGCCTTGCAcaaatcctttaaactttacccctctcatcttGTATGAATGCtctctagactttgacatttccaccatggggaaaGGGTTCTGATTGTCTAGCCTACCtaagcctttcataattttatatactatcaCGTTTTTAGTGTCAGCTGCTTACTTGCGAATCAAATTTTAAAGCCACACTAAAGTAGGACattttgtagacagtgaagatgattatGAAAAATTACAGCCGGATCTTGAGGCAAGTGCATTGAGGAAGGGTGAATGGAGtaaaatgcagataagtgcataaAACGTTCACAGTGATGGCAGGGACCTGGAGAGTGTGGtggagagggatctaggagtgcaggtacatagttccttgaatgtggTGTCACAGGCAGATGGCATGATGGGACTGATCACATGTCGTGACAACGAAGGTGGTGGGATTTCTAGAAATGCAAGAAAAAGAGGAACAATATTTAATtagaacaggcaactgaaccatcctctcaccagctggagagcagtcctgacttcccatctacctcattggagacctttgaactattttaaattggattttattggactttatcttgcactaaatgttatatcctttatcctgtatctacattgtggatgtgcaggaaggaactgcagatgctggtttaaaccgaagataaacacaaaatgctggagtaactcagcgatccaggcagcatctctggagagaaggaaagggtgatgttttgggtcgagacccttcttcaggagatgacttgattgtaaacatgtatagtctcttcactgactggatcgcacgcaacaaaatgcttgacaacaataaactacgtggcaataataataaactaaactaagcctatatatacacacactgaactttttttcctcaTTATTGTACTGTTTACATAtgtatacatattctgttgtgctgctgcaagtaagaattttgttcttctaactgggacatatgacaataaaacactcttgcatcTTGACTATTTATCATTACAGTATGTACACTGTTTATTTTGTGAGCCTTTGTGTGAACAAGAAATGTAATTGCTTTTCGGTGTAGGTGACAATAATCTAATCAGAATCTGAGGAGTGAAATCAGAAAAAAGGAATAACCAGATCTGGAAATAAACTGTGCAGTTGGGGTGGACTAGGGTTTTTTGGGTTTGAGTATCGAGGATTTTTAAGCAAAGGCATGATAATCATGTTGGTCACATTTCAGacaggttgttttctctggaacgttggaggttgcgagtggacctgatagaggtatataaaattatgaaaggcatagggtagatagtcataaCCTTTTACCCAGGAAggaaatatcaaacactagagggcatagtgttAACATAAGGCAAGAAaggcaaagtataaaggagactagaccaagtgcagacctgttgggtctgctcccctacgcacccgtcccctacccgtagcccccatggtcctccaactcaacccaTTGCCAAAGGTAAGATTCGGGCATTCCTCAACAAAGATCATAGCTCGTGAGCCTCCCCCAACACTGGAGTTGGAATAAAAAATCCCAATAGCATcttcccaattgcaataccaattgaccctctccatgatggcaacattgtcgcaaatgtgcacttgctgtgagatgccattgagctgaaaagttcagtgttgctGCCAGTGTTCCTGTCTTCCAACTTTGAGGTGGGGTGCGCAGCTGATGACCTCAGTGAGGCAGCGCACTGTCAGTGTTGAGGTGGGGTTCACGatcctccagcacctttgtcatTACTGACCTGACACGGCAGACAGATCACTCACGGCGCCACCGAGTCAGGAACTGCTGCACCAGCGGTGGTCTGTCAATCAGGGGGAACCAGCACCTTCATCAGGGGCAGATGCTTTACAGACActtggtacatggacaggaaaggttcatagggaaatgggccaatcccgggcaaataggactagttgagatggggcatcttggtcagcacagagGAGATGGGCAGAAGggatgtttgtattgtattgtattgtatatctttattgtcatttcctgagtattcgcatacccagaggaaacaaaaaaacgttgctcaaccagtgtccattcagtttgcattaaaaaataaatagaaatgaaaataaaaaatacatgtcatgaacaaatttaacactctactaaacattcaacagccgttccgaccggcagcggcacaacagtggctctgctgcagtgtgggggtttgtgcgcgatacttggcagggggcaaagtccatttaacagtcttatagcctgtgggaagaagctgaggagcatcctgctggttttgcagctaatgctcctgtacctcttcccagatgggaggatggagaaaatgtcatgcgatgggtggtaagggtctttgatgatggagatggctctgttgatacatctcttcctgtatatgtccagcaggaaggggagtggagcaccaataatcctgcttgcgatcttcactatcctgtccagttggtgccgttcgtacgccttgcagctcccgaaccaggaagtgatgccgtatgtcagtgtgctctcgacagtccccctataaaaagtccgtaggtgtgtggtaggTTTCTGTACCGTGTGACTCCATGACTAAAGCAGGAGGATGGAGGTACTGAAATAAATGGGATGATCCATTCTCCACACCCCAACCACAAACTGTGACCTTAAAATGGCTGGTGAATTGATGGCTTGTTTTACTAATGCAGCTCCCAGAGTGCAGTGGATTGAGTGAGCCctgtgctggagtgctggagtggcCTGCTCTCTGAAACAGTCGCCAGCTGAGTACTGATGGCACGATGCCAGCCTGTCACGGTGTATGCATGCTCAGTGTCAGCCTTCCACGGTGTGTGGCATGGGGCCGTCCTGCTGTGGTGTGTGTAAGCATGATGCCAGCCTGACATGGTGTGTGTGAGCAAGGTGGCAGCATGCCATGGTGTATCCGTACACGATGTCAGCCTGCCATGGTATAAGTGTGCACAGTGCCAGactgacactgtgtgtgtgtgtgtgtgtgttgtgtgttcatGGTTAGatgaaaggataggtgacattttgggtcgaaagagaagaagggtcctgacccggaacATTACCTttcttttttctccagtgatgctgtctgaccagctgagttactccagcactttcttttgtctatcttttgttctgcagttctttgtttgatACAGGGGATAGTTATTTGATACCGCTGCGATCAacctcctgaaccaatcacctctcgCCCACCCCCTTTCTGGAGGTGACATTGCGCACTCTTTCTTTTAACTCTATCTTGTTTGGTTATTGTACTTCAATATACTTTTGCTGTACTTCGGATGGCGTAAGCACTTtgcagcttcttcttcttgcaaatgaaacataaaccaaaggaatagttagatctcaagccgggtgttgagcagccaggttgttgtctctgcgtcaatgtctgccaggccctgagctccatttggtgggtggcagAGTGGGCACCCAGAAATGacatctgttgttctgctccacattcacagactgggctctggcggagcccccatctccacatgctggcattgcaGCAaatacacacaatgctggagtaactcagtgggtcaggcagcatctgtggagggaatggatagatgaggttttgggtcaggtcccttctgacctgacccgctgagtctctcccgCACTTTTGGGTTTTgagcaaatttccagcatctgtggtttcttGTGACTGCagtctttgcaccattctgctgatttgcatttatcattgtatgtat
This genomic window contains:
- the borcs8 gene encoding BLOC-1-related complex subunit 8 isoform X3, encoding MWSGGHFRRRRPKIFVGDMEEPELQLRVRRVTDKFTESMYFLANEPSVALYRLQEHVRRSLPELVQHKTDMQGVEEQCQGAIYTVEYACSAVKSMSNSAAYFKNIEGLLRQAISIKDQMSSLQSRSVGWCIQ
- the borcs8 gene encoding BLOC-1-related complex subunit 8 isoform X1 gives rise to the protein MWSGGHFRRRRPKIFVGDMEEPELQLRVRRVTDKFTESMYFLANEPSVALYRLQEHVRRSLPELVQHKTDMQGVEEQCQGAIYTVEYACSAVKSMSNSAAYFKNIEGLLRQAISIKDQMSSLQSRRAKRAPLPFQCWMVYSVNNGRQAHPSPCEPTASDTARF
- the borcs8 gene encoding BLOC-1-related complex subunit 8 isoform X2; translation: MWSGGHFRRRRPKIFVGDMEEPELQLRVRRVTDKFTESMYFLANEPSVALYRLQEHVRRSLPELVQHKTDMQGVEEQCQGAIYTVEYACSAVKSMSNSAAYFKNIEGLLRQAISIKDQMSSLQSRSSVVTQAVPELPSFSSS